The bacterium DNA window TGATTTGAGTAAATCGGTTGACCTTTAATGTATTTATCCGGTTCATATGTCGGTGACGCGTAATACAACGCGTAAAGACGAATGAGGTGCATTGCGCTTAATCTTTGCTGGGTGATATTAGGGTTGCCTCTCGTATGGTGAATTACAACAGTATCGATTGGTTTTCGTTCTTGATCCCAGTTAGGCCCTTGCCTGCCAAGCATTATGTCACCGTTTGCTAAATGATTTTCAAAAAATGAATAAACCTCGTCCTTAATTTCTTGAGTAATCTTTCCATTCCCCTCTTGAGCTTTTTTGTTTAGATTCAAGAGGTCTTCAGCAAGAAAAAGATACCAAGTATGCCGCTTGATAGCTTCGGTCCATTTTTGTTCATCAAAATACTTTGCCATAGTGCGTCTTGTAGGGATTGAACCTACGACCTCTCCCGTGTGAAGGGAGCGCTCTACCACTGAGCTAAAGACGCCTTTTTCACTTACGCTCTACGTTCCACGCTTTACGCTCTACGCCCTAATATATTTCTCCCACGTATCATAAAGTTCTTTCGTCGCCTTAAGATCACCGGCATTATATCGCGCAATATCGATATATCGTTTTTCTTTAAAGAGCCTTCCGATATCCTCCCCGCCGATCCCTTCCGACTTGGGGCTTTTGATGCCGAACGCTCTGCACCACAGATGAAGATTCCCTTTTTTTCGCACCGCCCCGTAAAACGTAAGCTGGTCGAGGAGGTCAATGTGCCGTGCATGCGGTTTCTGACTTCTCAAGAACCTACTCGCCATTAAATCTTTTGTTGCTTTGACCCCATGAGCCGCAGAACGAACTAAAAGAAACGGGACATCAAAACCTCTGCCGTTAAAACTTATAAATTCATCGTAGTGTTTCGCTCCATCCCAAAAATGCTCCAGCATTTCTTGCTCGGTCATCTGCTTGAACGAAACGCCATTTTCTTCAAAAGATTTGATGGTTTCCCCGAGTGCTTGAAAATATACCGCTCCTTTATTTTTTTCGCAATCAAAGACGCCGAGCGCGGCAATCTGCCCCGTAAGCGGAGAAAGTCCGAGACCGCTTTTAATTTCTGCAAGTGCCAATTCATACGCCTCGTCACTCCGCACTTCTTTTTTTATCCAACGCGTCAAAACATCACGCGTCGTTTCATCCAACGCATCAAAATCTTCCCCGACGGTTTCAATATCAAATACAAGCCTTGCCATTACTCCATTGTACACACAAAGAATTCTGTAGCAAAACCCCCACACCTTTCAGGGTATCGTTGCCCCACGTTTTCGTGACATAATTACCAACATTCATCAATACATGGAAGAAACAATCTTGGATATTGAATGCAGTTCGTGCAACAAAAACACAATACTCTGAAAGGTGTGGGGGAAAGAAAAAAGCGTCCGTGGTAGCGGACGCTTTTGTGAAAAAAAATCTGATTGTTACATCTTTAGACCACTGATTCCGACTGCTCGTTAACTCCGAGATCTGTTGGAATAATTCCCGCAACAACGATATCCATAGAAGAAGCTCTTGGGGAAAGATTTTTTGTGATCAAAACCCAATGACCTGCATAAATAAATATCTCCTCCATCTGTTGAAGTTTTTTTTGCGCAATATCTCCTTTGTACCGCGAGGAAAATGTCGCAATAGCATCCTTATAGTTTTGAACCTCCTTCTCTTTTTCAATAAAAGCGAACTTTCGTTTTCCTATGGATCCATCCGTCGAACGTACTACGAATTTAACCACAAAACCATTGCATTGCTGAGGAGTGGGCTCCTTGTTGGAAGATACGAAAAATTCTAAGCTTTTTATTATCTCCTGGGCAAGTGCATGGGCAAGCTT harbors:
- a CDS encoding peptidoglycan recognition family protein encodes the protein MAKYFDEQKWTEAIKRHTWYLFLAEDLLNLNKKAQEGNGKITQEIKDEVYSFFENHLANGDIMLGRQGPNWDQERKPIDTVVIHHTRGNPNITQQRLSAMHLIRLYALYYASPTYEPDKYIKGQPIYSNHFRDGKQVFYAYHWLVRMNGDVERLLPDNETGWHAGNWEVNCRSVAICLDNNYENSSPSDVVLSATAKIIKENYGNVDKKRIFGHREINPKKTCPGNLFLDGWKGNLLEII
- a CDS encoding ribonuclease H-like domain-containing protein, with product MARLVFDIETVGEDFDALDETTRDVLTRWIKKEVRSDEAYELALAEIKSGLGLSPLTGQIAALGVFDCEKNKGAVYFQALGETIKSFEENGVSFKQMTEQEMLEHFWDGAKHYDEFISFNGRGFDVPFLLVRSAAHGVKATKDLMASRFLRSQKPHARHIDLLDQLTFYGAVRKKGNLHLWCRAFGIKSPKSEGIGGEDIGRLFKEKRYIDIARYNAGDLKATKELYDTWEKYIRA